The Gemmatimonadota bacterium region CAAATGGATCGAAACCTATGGCCGCTACAACACCGACCAGCAACGCGAAGAAGTCAAAGACCTCTTCCGCCAGGGACGGGAAGCGTATGCGAGTCTGATAAATTGAAAACCCCGAACAAGAAACCACAACACCATGACCGAAGATGAAAAATATCTCTTTGACCTCAATGGGTATCTCGTCGTTAAAAACGTCTTGACCGAAGGCGAACTGGCCCTGGCGAACGAAGCGGTTGACCGCCACCTCGAAAAGGGGCGTATTCGCCCGAGAGAACAGCGTCTTGACGGCGACTCACCAGCCCTTGAAGGCACGCATGGACGCGGCGAATTGGGCAGCCTCATCCACTGGGACGAACCCTGGTGCAATCCCTTTCGCGACATGCTGGCGCACCCCCTCATAGTGCCCTACCTCAACGAAATACTCGGCAAAGGCTTTCGCATCGATCACCAGATGTTCCTGCTCTGGATGGATAAAGGAGCCGAAGGCCATCGCTTCCACGGCTCCTCTGGACCTGGATTTGACCCCAACCAGTATTATATATTTAAAGATGGCAAAATGCACAACGGCCTCACCGTCGTCTCTATCCAGCTCACCGATGTCAACGCAGGCGATGGCGGCCTCTCCCTCATCCCGGGATCACACAAAAGCAATTATCCCTGTCCACAAGAAATGCGGCTGTATCAAAAACACCAGGAACACATCCGCCAGATCACCTGTAAGGCAGGCGACGCAATCATCTTCACCGAAGCCGTCACACACGGCACCCTGCCCTGGAAAGCGGACCATCCGCGGCGGTCAACGCTCACCCGCTACACCGCCGGCAACATGGCTTATGTACGTGCCTATGACATACCCGAATGGGCAAACGAACGGCAACGTGCGGTCATGGAACCACCCTATCACACGCGGCTAAATCGCCCAACACTCGAAGAATGATCAGACCTGGCATCAGCGAAAGAGCACATCCCGTATGAAACCAATCACGAGAAGAGCACTCATCCGTTCCGGCCTTGCCTGTTGCGCAATCGCTCCATGGTTGAAAACTCTGATAGCGGGCGCCAACACCGGCCAGCTTGAACCACAAACAAGGAGGCACACCATGACACGGACATCATCTGGCGTGACCGACACCGAGATCGTACTCGGCGTGTCCGCCGCGTTCTCCGGTCCATCCCGGGGTTTGGGCATCGAACTGTATCGCGGTGCCAGTGCGTATTTCACACACATCAATCAGCAAGGGGGTATCGCGGGACGCAAAATAGTTCTCAAAACGTACGACGACGGTTATCAACCTGATCCCTCCGTCAAAAACACCCTGAAATTGATGCTCGAAGACGAGGTATTTTTGCTCTTCGGTTACGTCGGAACGCCCACCGTAACCCGCGTGCTCCCCATGCTCAAAAAATTCCAGGACAGAAACATCTTCTTGTTCTTTCCATTCACCGGCGCGCAACCCCAGCGAGAACCGCCTTATGGCGACTTTGCCTTTAATCTGCGCGCCTCCTACCGCCAGGAAACCGCTGGTCTCGTGGATAATTTTGTCCGCATCAACCGAAAACGCATTGCCGTATTCTATCAAGCCGATGCTTATGGTCGCAGTGGATGGGCGGGCGTAAGAAGTGCCCTGAAGAGGCACGGAGAACAAATCGTGGGGGAAGCGACGTACCGCCGCGGGGAAAAATTCACCGGCAGCATGCGAAAACAGGTCGAAATACTAAAAGCATCAGACCCAGAAGCGGTGATCTGCATCGGAGCCTATGCGGCTTGTGCGGCCTTTGCGCGCGACGCCGTTAACCTCGGCCTGCGCGTTCCAATTGCCAACCTGTCCTTTGTCGGAAGTGAAAACCTCTTGAAACTCCTCACCGAGGGACAGGACAACAGCGACTCATACACGCAACTGCTCGTAAACTCTCAAGTCGTACCCAGTTACGAAGAAACATCCACGCCAGCCGTCCAGGAATATCGTGAAATGATGCAACAATACGCTCCCCACCCCCCCGAAGAACTGGTGAAAGAAGACTACACACCCTTCGCTCAGAGCTTTGTCAGCCTCGAGGGATTTCTCAACGCCAAATTAATGGTTGAAATTCTGCGCCGCCTCAGCGACAACCCGCAGCGAAACCAGCTCGAAGACGCGGTCTTCAGCATTCAGGATTTCGATCTGGGCATCGGCGAACAGGTCTCTTTTGGCCCAGACCGACGGCAGGGCCTACAGCGAGTCTATTACACAGTTGTCGAAAACGGCCGTTTTGTCACACTGGATAACTGGGAAGACAGGTTTGGCATAAAATGAAAATCAAAAAACTCTTTCAAAAAACGCGGTTCGGCATCTTCGCGCTATTTGGTATGATCAGCCTGTCAACATCCGCCTTGTGTATTTATACGGTCGATACACACTTGTCGGAAGAATACGAGAACAACAGCAAGAACATCGCGAAGACCATCGCCGACTCCAGTGTCGATATTCTCTTAAATCGGGACCTCGCAGCTCTGCAATCGCTCATCGATCAATTTGTCGAAATCCAGAGCATCAAATACATCTATATTACAGATGAATCAGGTGAATTTCTCGCCCACACATTCGTGCCTGGCATTCCCGAAGTCATTCGAGCAGACGACCCATTCAAGACAGAAGCCATAGAACGCAATCTACCCGGAATGGGCGATTTCGTGGAAGTTGGCAGTCCGATTCTGGCAGGCATTGCCGGCACGGTTCACGTGGGCATGGACACGGGGCTGATTGCGCTCAAAATACAACGGGCAATCGGAAGGCAGGTCTATCTCATCTGCATCATACTCGTGATAGGCTTCTTTGCTGCGATATGGCTCGTCAACCTCGCGGCGAATCCCCTCGGCGACCTCCTCGCTTATGCAGTGGGTCGCGCGCGCGGTGGAAATGGAGCTTCGGACGACAAACTGCTATCGCGCGACGACGAGGTCGGACACCTCGCCAACCTCTTCTTCTATGTTTCTGAGGGTAAAAAAAGCGATCAATCGGACACATAAAAATGGCAAAACGGGAAATACAGATTCCGCGTTCAGTCATCGCGCTCTTATGCACGCTCCTGCAACTCTGTTTCGGCACCGTGTACGCGTGGAGCTTCTTTCAAACGCTTCTGGTCAGACAACTCGGCTGGACGTTCACAGAAACCGCATGGGCTTTTAGCATCGCGATCTTTTCCCTCGGCACATCTGCGGCCTGGGCAGGTGCGACGCTACCGCGATTTGGACCTCGCAAACTCGCAGTCGCGGGCAGTGTCATGTTTTCCGGCGGATATATGATCGCGAGCCTCGCCCTTCATCTGGACTTTATCCCACTCTTTTACCTGGGATACGGCGTTATCGGCGGTGCGGGAATTGGACTTGGCTATGTAACGCCGGTTGCAACTGCGGCAAAGTGGTTTCCAGATCGCAAGGGTCTGGTGACAGGCATCGTCGTGATGGGATTTGGCGTGGGTGCATTTCTCTTGAGCAAAGTGCTGGCACCCTTTCTCGTACTGCGAACAGAATCGGATCTGCCCCTTGTCTTCTTGTGGCTCGGCATAGTATTTGCCTGTATCCTCTTGCCCTCCAGCTTTGTGTTGAGCGATCCCAAAGCCGCAGTTGTACCCGCTGTTGCTGACGATGAACCGATGGAATACGAAGACACTGTCGCGCCCTATCTGCGGTCTTCTGAATTTGCCCTCATGTGGATCGTATTTTTTTTCAACATCGCCGCGGGCATCTCCGTCATCAGCTTTCAGTCGGAACTCCTGCAAGAAGTTTGGGGATTTGCGGATCCATCCCTGGAGCCAGTAACACTCGCCGAATATGGCGCCACGCTCATCGCCGTCAGTTCCCTGTGCAACGGCGTGGGGCGGCTCTTCTGGGGATTGCTATCGGATCGCATAGGTCGCGTTGGCGTCTTCAGAATCTTACTCGCCAGCCAGATGATCGTCTTCGGTATCTTAATGACAGAGCGCAACCCCTGGATCTTTTCCGCGCTCGTCTGTTATGTCCTGTTGTGCTTTGGCGGCGGCTTTGCCACAATGCCATCTTTTGTTCTCGACGTTTTTGGCAGCAAAAAAATGTCCACAATCTACGGGGCAATACTAACCGCCTGGGCAGCAGCGGGAATCTTTGGACCGCTCTACGTAGGATACCTGAAAGACGAATACCCCGACCGCGCAGTCATATATTGCTTCTTGATCGGGATTTTTATGCTCGGCCTCGGCTACGTCTTCTCCTATTTGTTAAACGACGACCGCATTCGCCTTAGTAGGCCAACACTGGAAAGCACCCTGCGCCAGTATGGCATTTTATCCCAATAATGAGGAATACACATGTCTGAACTTCCACAACCAACCGAAGACCTCGCACAGGTCAAAACACAACTCGACACCTGTGGGTATGGCCTGCTCGCCAACGCGCTCAATGCAGAAGACCTCTCAAAAATAAAAACCCGTCTAAAAGAACAAGCCCTTGCCGAAAAACAACGCGGGCTTGCATTTGAAGACGGAGGTGCAAAACAAAACTGGGGGGATTTTAGAAATAAAAACGGGCAGGTACGCGCAGGGGCGTTTACACAATCGGCAGGAGGCGTCAACCAGCGCGTGTGGATGCTGATCAACAAAGGTCGGGTATTTCAAGACATGCTATTACACTCAGGGGTTCGCAACATCATAGATCACGCACTGGGCAATGATTATTTGCTATCGAGCCATTCGGCCAACATCGCCAAACCCGGCGGCGTTCCCATGCGCCTGCACACAGACCAGTGGTGGATGCCCATGCCAACGCGCGCAGACCGAACGCATTTGCCCGCAGGCTCTATCAGCCGCGAGCAAACAGACGAATCCGATACTGCATCCATCTGGCCCCGCGTCGTCGTCAACGTAGTATGGATGATCGGCGACTTCACAGCAGAAAACGGCGGCACCCGCATCGTTCCCAGCAGTCACCTGTGGGGACGCCGCCCAGACAATCCCGACGACAACGCCATCGAAACAGTCGCCCTCGAAGGTCCATCCGGCACAATTGGATTCCTCGACGGACGCATCTGGCACGGCACGGGAGCCAATATAAGCGATCAACTGCGCTGGGCCATACTCACCACATTTTGCGGACCCCAGTTCCGTCCACAGGAAAATTTTACCATAGGCACGGCACCCGAAGTCCTCGCCGAGGCATCGCCCGATCTCCTGTCTTTACTCGGATTCAAAGTGTGGAATGCCTACGGACGTGTCGAAAGCCCAGCCGTAGAATATATCCAACCCGGCGAACAATCCCTGGGCGAAATGCGTCCTGAACGTACAGTTGGGAGAAACTTTTAAGCATACAGATTTGTCAAAAGTAGGTAGGGGGTGAACGGTCCAAGGGGGCCGCCCGACACTGGTCGGTGGTGCGGGCAACTGCATAGGGTTCGATTCCCTCACCCTCTGCCAAAAAACAACAGTATAAATGCAGGGGGTGAACACCATTTGGCATGGGGCGGAGCATTCTGGCTTCGTGTGTGGGCAACCACTCAGGGTTCGATTCCCTCACCCTCTGCCAGCCTACCCGAACATCTCTTTTGCAAACGCCAAATTTTTCTTACCCGATGCCACAGGATCAGCACCCCCTGGCGTTTCAAAAATCAGCCAACCCTCGTAACCGATCTGTGCAATCGCATCTCGACACGCGGGAAAATCCACATCACCTTCGCCCAGATCAGAACGCCGCGTATCTTTAATATGAATCAATTGTGTGTGTTCAGGTAAAGTAACGAGCATATCGACCGAATCGTACCCGTATTGCAGCGCATTAGCCGTATCCTGATACACCCCCACCATCTCAGATCCCACACCATCGCAAATCGTTCTCAACAATCCCGGAGAAAAACTCGTCTCCAGAGCAACCTTAATACCCTCGTCTTCGGCGACAGGGGCGCATCGCTTCATATCCTCAATCAACAATTCTGCATGCGCGCTCGACATATCGAGATTCTCCCCATCGAAATACGGAAGCAAAATACCGACACCTCCCATCCCCTTACACGCGCGGATCGCCTTTTGCACAAGCTCCACCACGCGGTCGCGCACAGCCTCATCTTCCTCATTCCCCTTGTATTCTCGAAACAGGGCAAAACTTATTGAACACGCTTGCGCGCCCGTCTCCTCAACCCATCGCCCAACCTCCTCCCGGCCCGCCGCGCTCAAAAGCCAATCCAACCGCTCCTCCTCTCGCAGTACAATCTCCACCCCATCAAACCCAATATCCCCTGCTGTGGCAAAAGCGTCTTTCCCCCAATCCATATTCAGACTCGCATTGCGAATCCCGTACAAATACATAGCAAATCCTTTCGTTGAATGTTGTAAACAGTATAAGCTCTACGCCTCGTACGGCACCCCGGTGCGCCGCAATTCCTTAGGAACCGCAATCTGACACGTAACATAACCACCCATATAGCCCGTAGCATAGCCGGGCCGCGCATCGCCAATCGTGCCCACAATCATATTGGCGTATTCGTACGTCGTATCGTAACGGTCAATAATCAGAGCCACCATTTCCAACCATGCCAGCCTGAGAGCCTCGCCCCACTCGGTCGCCCGGGCACTGGTCAGATACTCCTCGGCAGCTTCTACCACCGTAGTCGTCTCCACCACCGGACTGCTATTGGGAAAACCGGGAGAGCGATCCACCTTTATAGTAACCGCCGCGTCGATCTCCACACCAGCACCTGTCAACTCGCCATCGCCCATCCGCGCATGGACATCGCCCAGAGAGAGCAAGCCCCCGGGCTTTTGGGCGCGAATATGCACAGTACTGCCCGGCTGAACCGCGTTAAAATCCATATTGCCGCCGTGATCAATCGAATGGGCAGCCCACGGTTCCAACTGAACCACGCCAACCATGGGACGCACCGGCACCACAAAATCCGGCGGAAAGTGGATCAACCCATCCCGCACAGGCGCCACGCAGCGCCAGTTGCCCCAGTTGGGACCGCCATTGCGATAAAAACCGTAGGGACCCACCTCAATAGCGATAATCTCAATAGCGACCCAGTCATCGGGCGCAATCCCTTCAATGCGAAAAGGACCACCACGACGGGCATAGCGGCGGTGGCTTTCTCCAGAAGTAATCATCCCCGCACGGACCTCACCAGCAGCCTCAAAATCATTATCAGCCCCGCCGATCGTCTCAATAACCACGGTCTCACCCAGGGCAAGCGTACCCCGCACCTCGCCAATAGCCGGATCATCCGGCCCGCTGTAATAGGGCGTTCGCGTAAAGCGACGCATAGAAAATCTCCTTATGTAATAGGTACTTTTACCGTGGATCCCCCGGCTGCCAGCGGTGTTTCTCAACACCGTCCATATCGAGTTCTACACCCCAGCCGGGACCCTCTGGCAACAATATGCACCCACCTTCGATTTTAAGCGGCTCAGTGATAATCTCATCGCGCCAATCAATACCGGTAACCAGTTCCATAGGCGCGGCATTGGGTATAGACGCCATCAGATGCGTTGCCGCGGCAATGCCCACCGGACCTTTGGTATTGTGCGGCGAAATGGGAACGTGGTACGTATCGGCAATCGCGGCAATCTTCCGCACCTCCGTAATCCCCCCGGCATACATCAGATCCGGCTGGGCAATATCGACGCCATCCAGATCTAACAACTGGCGGAACTGGCTCCTCGTATTGAGCCGCTCCGACCCCATCACCGGAATATTAATAGCGCGTCGCACCTTGGGATAAGCACTTAAATCGTCTGGCGGCACCGGATCCTCAAACGCGTACAGATCAAAAGGCTCCAGTATTCGTGCCAGACGAATACAACCGGACACAGTCAAACGCCCGTGACAATCGATAAACAGCTTGACATCGGGACCCACCGCCTGGCGCACCGCCTCAAAACGGGCGGCTGTTTTTTTGGGATCGCCCGTCTCGACATACGGATCAAATTGATCATCACTATCGCTACCCATACCACCTTTAAGTGCCCGAAAACCGAGTTCCACCAGCCGTTGCGCGTGCGCCGCAGCCGCCTCTGGCGTACTCCCGCCAAAATGGGTGTACACCTCGACCCGATCGCGGAACACACCGCCCAATAACTCCACAACCGGCATACCCGCCACCTTGCCCTTTATATCCCACAAAGCCTGATCAATACCCGACAGCGCACTCATCCACACTGGCCCGCTCATGCGCCAGATACCACTGAGAGAAGATTGCCGAAACAAATAGTACCACAGATACTCAATCCGCGCGGGATCGCACCCGATGAGTTCTTGCTTCATATGCTCGACCGCCGCACAGACCACGGGTTCCTTATTGGAATACGTGGCCTCACCCAAACCCATAAGCCCCTCATCGGTATGGACCCGAACAATCGTCCACTTGCGGCCGGGAGAATTAATCATAATAGTATCTATATCGACGATCTTCATACCGCGAACCAAACCTAAAAAATCATTCCAATTGACCTTTATGTCCCGCCTCAATCGCTTCGCACAACCTCATCGTCTTGATCGCATCCTCAAGCGTGCTCCACGGCTGCGTATCGTTTTGTATGCACGCCACGAAATGCCGGGTCTCGTTGAAGTCGGGACCGCCAACCGATTCCAGATCTAACTCGCCCTCAAACGGGCCTCCGTCAGCATAGATCTCACACCTGGGGCCACTCGTGAGATCCACGTACGCGCTAAAATCTTCCGCATGCGCTTCAAACCGCTGAATGCGGTATCCAACGGCGTAGTGGCTCATCATCACGCCCCGGCAGCCGCTTTCGAACTTGATCACGGCATTGTGGCGCATCTCGGCAGGGTGGGAAGGCGCAGACCACGCCTCTGAGTAAACCTCGATGGCATCACCTGCCAGCCACCGCAACAGATCCACATGGTGGATCGCGTCCAATCGGATAAGATGTCCGACATCCCGGACCTTGTCTCCAATATGCGGCTTGTTGTACGTCGCCGCCACGTGAACGGGACCGCCTCGATCGTGCAGCATGGCCCGAATCGCCAGCACTTCTGGAATGTATCGCCTGTTCACTGAAACAATCGCTCTGGCACTGGATCGCTGTTCGGCCTCCATCATCCGTCGGGTCTGATCCGAACTGATGCCCGGGGGCTTCTCTACCGAGGTATGCAGCCCGGCCTCCAGACAGTCAATCACAATGTCGGGCAGTGGCCCTGGAAAGGTCACAACATAGACCACGTCCAATTGCACCTTCTCGATCATCTCCCGGTAATCCGTAAAAAGGGACGTCACACCGTGCGTTTCTCGCGTGTGCGCCAGCCTTTCTGGATCCAGGTCTGCAACCGCAACCAACGCCATTTCCGGCACGTCCTGGATCATCCTGAAGTGGCTCTGTGCGTGCCCCCCCGCACCGATAATCCCCACTCTTAGCTCTGACATCGTCGTACCCCCTCTTTCAAATACAGTGAGACCCAAACTCGCGGTACTCGCGCACGGGCAACTCGTGATACTCGCGCACCAGTTTTTCCAGACGTTCACAGGCCAGTTCAAAAATGCGCGCACCCTTTTCCGCACTCGCAGCAAACGCATCGCCCATAATACCCGTATCCTTTTTCGTATCGCGTCGCCGCTCGGCAAATTCCGCAAACGACAGATCATCGCTAAACGGCCTCGTCCCCGTCACATCGCTATCAATACGGCTCTTATCAACCAGATGTTCGCGCAAATGAAGCTGCACAGCTGTCTCCCACTCCCCGGCATGCCCCACGCCCTCATTTGTCGCGCTCCATTCCCTCAATTCCTTATCCACCATATCCCACCAGCTAAATGACAGCGTAAAAATATTCTCCTCTGCCACCTGCCACGAAACAGCGCGACAGGGCGCAGCATTGCCCCCGTGTCCATTGACAGAAATAATCCGCTTGAACCCATTCGCATAAATACTGCGAAAAATATCCGCCAGCAAATTCTGAAACGTCTCCAAACGCAAATTAATCGTACCGGGAAATCCCATATTATAATGCGTAAACCCCGACCACACCGGCGGCGCGACAATCACGGGAAAATCATCCACGCGCTGGGCAACAGCCACGGCCATATAGAACGGCGCCGAAATATCCACATCCATCGGGCAATGCGGCCCGTGCTGCTCCACGGATCCCACCGGCACAATCACCACGGGATCGCGCTCCAAAGCGTCCTCAAACTCATGCCGCCACATCTCCTGCCACATCACCTTCTTATTACTACCATCATAAGAAGCTCTATACATGACTAATCCTCCCAGAAATTCACCCCATCGCAAACCGCAAACAGAAGTCTTGCGATAGTTTTTCAGGCGTAAAAATCACGCGCGTGACCACCTCATCAGTGCGCCCCTCTTTTGATTCCTCTTCAAACCGCTTGACCGAAAATGCGCCCGGTGTATCCACTGCAGAAAGTATAATACCCTCGCCTTTGGGACCAATCTGAACCGAATCCCCGGTAACTTGCACATCCTCAAAAGTAATAAACCCCTCCTCCAGCGTCTGCGGCACACTGTCAAACACATAGCGATCTTCCATCGTCAGAACATTCTCATCCAGCACAAAGGTGCGCGTCAGACCCTTCACCGTACCCTCGGGATACGCCTGCGTCATATCTATCACCGCGCGTTTTTCGTCCTCGCCATTCAAATTCTCCACCTCCAGCGTACCGAAATACTCGCCGCCGGGCTGCTGCAACTGCCCATTAATCACGGGCACAGAATGGCCCAGCGCATTGCAAAACAGAATATCGTAGCGATCGGGACCAAAAGTCTTCTGGCTATAAACAGGACCCGCGGGATCCGTCAACCAGAGCGCATCCCCGCGATGCACAATAAAACTGCCGATATCGTTGTGATTGTGAGGTACCCCATTATTCCCCGCCAAACACATCAGCGTCAACTGATCTTTCCCGGGCGTCCCCCGCAACTTCGCCTGTCCCAAATCGGGCAAAACATAATCCCGCTCATCCGCCTCTGCCTTCACCTCAAACCCGGAATACATCGCCAGACTGTGCATATCCCGCACCTTCAAAGTATTATCCGAATGCTTATCGCACAGGGCGTACAATTCGGGCATATTAAAAAACGCATTGACAATCATAGCAGACCGCGCTCCCGTATATCCGTGGCTCGAATCCGCAAACGTCGAACGCAACGCACCCTGAATATGCGCCGCAAGCGGGTACTCGCATATCCGCTGGATTTTGCCAGTCTCATCCACCATCAAATTCAATTCCCCATTGGTCTTCAAAAACAGAGCATAGGCAACGTACAAAAAATGCCCAAAACCGTATTCCCAATATCCCGGCCCCTCTTCGCACCCGCCATCATCCGTAAAGCCATCTATCGCATACGTCAAATTCACAATCGCCGCGTGGGTCATATGAGCCAGCACCACGGGATCCTCAATCTGATACAGCGCGGCGCGGATAATCTCGCCATTGCAAACGTGATTCCAATTCATCCGCACAGTCTTCCAGAAATCCAGATGCCTATAATTCCAGAACGGCTCAAAAATATGCTCCTCAATCTTCCGCGAAACGCGCTCTACCACTTCTTCTTCCAGTTGATCACCCAGAACGTGCAAAATTTCTTCAAACGCAGCACCTAACGCAGCCGATCCCAGATCAATAGCCCGACCTTCGTGTGCAGCCATCACCCACGTGTGATCGTCGCAATACGCCCAGAGCAAATCCTGCAAATAATCCACATCGGCATTGGGATGTCCCAGCCACAAAGCCATCGCTGCCCGCTCCAACTCGCGCCTGCGATTGCCCGCCACAGCCTGTGGCAAATTGCGATCTCCAACCCGCTGATAATTGCGAAAAGCCGACCGCTTCAACACGGGAATCTCCCGGCTCCCATCCAGATTCTCGCTCAAATCATCCCACACCCCATTCTTCTTCGCCAACCCCCTCGCCCGCTCCACCGCCTCTGCATCTTTGAGATACGGCGCAGGTGACCGATCTGCATTTCGCTCGTAAATCTCCGCCAGATCGGACATCGCAACATCCCTCAGCAACATCTTCACCATATTTCACCTCTCAAAAATAACACAGCCTACCCAAACCGATCCACTATCAGTGCAGACAGATCAATAGAAGGCACTTCATCGGAAACCAGTTCTGCCACCAGCTTTCCGGTAACAGGACCCAGAGAAATGCCGATCATCGCATGACCGGCAGCCACGATCACATTCTCAAACCCGGGAGCGCGGCCGAGAAATGGCACACCATCGGGCGTGCAGGGCCGCAAACCGCACCAAATTTCTATCATCTCGAGATAATCGGGATTCAAATCGGGAAAATAGTCGGGCACAGCTCTGAGAATAGCCTGCACGCGCCGCTGATTGATCGAAAAATCGAGACCTGCCAATTCGAGCGTACCCGCAAACCGCAGCATATCACCCATAGGCGTAATACCGACCTTTGCTTCCCCCAGAGAAAATGGCGTCGTCGGACAAACATCAGGCCGCTTAAAAGTAATACTATACCCCTTGGCAGGTTGAATCGGCAAATCGATATGAAGATCCTTGGCAATCACAGGCGACCACGACCCACCCGCCAAAATAACGTGCTCAGCCCGGAAATCCCCCCGATTCGTCTTCACAGCAACCACGCGACCGCGCGAAGTCTTAAACCCCAGAACCTCTGTCTCCCTATGGATCCGAACACCCTTTCCACCCACGTAATGCGCCAACCCACGCACAAAGCGGTGCGGCACGAGATGGGCATCCTCGGGAAAAAATATCCCACCAATCGCCCGTATCCGAATGCCGGAATTTAATCCCACCATCTCATCGGCATCGAGAACCCGCGTCTCAACCCCCACCTCCGACAAAAAACGCGCGTCCTTAACCGCCTTTGCCAAACCCCTCTCAGTTCTATATGCCGTGATCGTCCCCCTCTTCTCAAACCCAAAATCCATGCCCTCGAGCGCTACCATCTCTTCAAACAACGCCACACTCGCCATATTCATCGCCCGAATAACAGGCGTTGCCCTCGCAACATGCTTCTCATTACATGCACGGCGAAAATGCCACAACCAGGAAAACAAATCCCGGTCCAAACGCGGCTTAATATAAAACGGAC contains the following coding sequences:
- a CDS encoding Gfo/Idh/MocA family oxidoreductase, whose translation is MSELRVGIIGAGGHAQSHFRMIQDVPEMALVAVADLDPERLAHTRETHGVTSLFTDYREMIEKVQLDVVYVVTFPGPLPDIVIDCLEAGLHTSVEKPPGISSDQTRRMMEAEQRSSARAIVSVNRRYIPEVLAIRAMLHDRGGPVHVAATYNKPHIGDKVRDVGHLIRLDAIHHVDLLRWLAGDAIEVYSEAWSAPSHPAEMRHNAVIKFESGCRGVMMSHYAVGYRIQRFEAHAEDFSAYVDLTSGPRCEIYADGGPFEGELDLESVGGPDFNETRHFVACIQNDTQPWSTLEDAIKTMRLCEAIEAGHKGQLE
- a CDS encoding creatininase family protein, coding for MYRASYDGSNKKVMWQEMWRHEFEDALERDPVVIVPVGSVEQHGPHCPMDVDISAPFYMAVAVAQRVDDFPVIVAPPVWSGFTHYNMGFPGTINLRLETFQNLLADIFRSIYANGFKRIISVNGHGGNAAPCRAVSWQVAEENIFTLSFSWWDMVDKELREWSATNEGVGHAGEWETAVQLHLREHLVDKSRIDSDVTGTRPFSDDLSFAEFAERRRDTKKDTGIMGDAFAASAEKGARIFELACERLEKLVREYHELPVREYREFGSHCI
- a CDS encoding heparinase II/III family protein encodes the protein MVKMLLRDVAMSDLAEIYERNADRSPAPYLKDAEAVERARGLAKKNGVWDDLSENLDGSREIPVLKRSAFRNYQRVGDRNLPQAVAGNRRRELERAAMALWLGHPNADVDYLQDLLWAYCDDHTWVMAAHEGRAIDLGSAALGAAFEEILHVLGDQLEEEVVERVSRKIEEHIFEPFWNYRHLDFWKTVRMNWNHVCNGEIIRAALYQIEDPVVLAHMTHAAIVNLTYAIDGFTDDGGCEEGPGYWEYGFGHFLYVAYALFLKTNGELNLMVDETGKIQRICEYPLAAHIQGALRSTFADSSHGYTGARSAMIVNAFFNMPELYALCDKHSDNTLKVRDMHSLAMYSGFEVKAEADERDYVLPDLGQAKLRGTPGKDQLTLMCLAGNNGVPHNHNDIGSFIVHRGDALWLTDPAGPVYSQKTFGPDRYDILFCNALGHSVPVINGQLQQPGGEYFGTLEVENLNGEDEKRAVIDMTQAYPEGTVKGLTRTFVLDENVLTMEDRYVFDSVPQTLEEGFITFEDVQVTGDSVQIGPKGEGIILSAVDTPGAFSVKRFEEESKEGRTDEVVTRVIFTPEKLSQDFCLRFAMG
- a CDS encoding FAD-dependent oxidoreductase, which translates into the protein MSEQAEILIVGGGAIGVCSAYYLNAAGRDVALVDKGDICSGCSYGNGGLVVPSHSIPLSAPGVVFQSLKWMLNPESPFYIKPRLDRDLFSWLWHFRRACNEKHVARATPVIRAMNMASVALFEEMVALEGMDFGFEKRGTITAYRTERGLAKAVKDARFLSEVGVETRVLDADEMVGLNSGIRIRAIGGIFFPEDAHLVPHRFVRGLAHYVGGKGVRIHRETEVLGFKTSRGRVVAVKTNRGDFRAEHVILAGGSWSPVIAKDLHIDLPIQPAKGYSITFKRPDVCPTTPFSLGEAKVGITPMGDMLRFAGTLELAGLDFSINQRRVQAILRAVPDYFPDLNPDYLEMIEIWCGLRPCTPDGVPFLGRAPGFENVIVAAGHAMIGISLGPVTGKLVAELVSDEVPSIDLSALIVDRFG